The DNA segment CAGCCCATCCTCGGCGGCCTGATCAACGAATACGAACGAGCCGCCTAAAACCCCAGGTCACCACCGGTGGCCGAGTTCCGACACCCCACACGGTGGCGGGGGTGACGAAGAACGAACCCCGGCGGGCCCGGGGTAGCAGCCGGGACAGGGCTGCGAGGATCACCCGATCCTTCGGTTCCAGGGCTGGGCGGTGGACCTGTCGTTGCAGCACCGCCACCTGGTGTCGCAGGACGAGGAGCTCCCCGTCTTTCGCGGTGGTCCCCGCGCACGCGGAGCAGTATCGGGCCGAGACGTTGCGTGTCAGGGCGTAGAGCAGCGACCACACCATGATCATCCAGCCTGCCCGACATGGGCCCTGTCCGGCGGGCAAACACGCAGGTCACCGCTTGAATCGGGATTCTGGAGCCCAGGGGGTCAGGGCGCGATGAACTGGAGGTCTAGCTCGATCTTGACCTTGTCGGCGAGAGCTAGCTTGCCGGCGCCGAGCGGCATGTTGAAGTTGATGCCGAAGTCACTGCGACGGATTTCGCCGGTGGCGGCGAACCCGGACCGCACCCGGTCATCGACGGGGTGGGTGTCGACGCCGTAGAACTCGACGTTCAGCGTGACGGGCTTGGTTACGCCGTTGATCGTCAGTGCGCCGGCGAGTTCGTACTCCTCGTCGCTGCCGGTGACCGAGGTTGACACGAAGGTCATGCTGGGGTGCTTCTCGAGGTCAAAGAAGTCAGTGGTGCGCAGGTGCGCGTCGCGGTCGGCCTGGTTCGTGTTGATCGAGGCGAGGTCGATCGCGGCTTCGATGGCCACCGATCCCACGGTGTCGCCGACGGTCAGCGTCGCGTCGAAGGTGTCGAAGCGGCCGCGGACGTTGGTGACACCCAGGTGGCGAATTTGGAAGTTGACGCTGGAGTGCGCGGTGTCGACGGACCAGGTGCCGGTGATGAGGGGGAGTGGCGCGATACCGGATGTGGATGACGAGGACGCTGTCACTGGGCCTCCAGAACTGCGTGGACGGTTGCACGTCGATGCTTGTCGGTGCAATCGGAACTAGCCGACAGCCTAGTAGCTAACGAAATACAAGCCCGCTGGGGGTCTGTCGCCACGACGGCTTGCGGGGCTGTGTCGTCGTGAGGGTGCGGTCACACCGCTGGGTCGAGTGGTCGAGAGTCCGGAAAACCGAAGCCGGTCCCTGGTCCCTCGACGGCGACGAGACCGCTTTGTTCGTGAGAGCTCAACCCGCTTCTGTTGGGTGAGTGTCTCGATAGCTTTGTCGGGCGGCTTGGAATTAGCGGGTGTGCTATAGGTGCGTTGCGGGGAAGGTGTGGCCCGCCAGGTTCTGCAGGCTCGGTGGTCCGAGTGTGAGGATGATCCTGGTCGGCGGAGGTCGCACGCGTCCTGCCGGCGGCGCGACGGCCACGCCGAGGCGGCCGGTGTGCCCTACGATGTCCGCGTACGTACCGTGCCACTTAGGCTACGTTACGGGTTGCTGATTAGTGGTAACCCAAAGCAATCTTCCGGGAACGCCAGAAATCGAGGTCCCATGACTCAGGATGACGCGAACCTTCACCCGCTTGCGCGGGCGATCAGCAATCCGCCTGCTGGCTGGGAACCGAAGGAGATCGACGTCTCCACCCCGAGCGTCGCCCGCGTCTACGACGCGATCCTCGGTGGCAAGGACAACTTCCCCGTCGACCGCGCCGTCGCCGAAGAGCTCGTGGCGTTCGTCCCCGACGGGCGCGCGGCCGCGATCTACAACCGGGCTGTGCTCGGTCGCGGTGTCCGTTACCTGGCAGAACAGGGAATCCGCCAGTTTATCGACCTCGGTTCCGGCCTGCCGACCGCCCGCAACACCCACCAGGTAGCGCAGGAGATCATCCCTGATGCCCGGGTTGCCTACGTCGACAACGATCCGATCGTGCTGGCCCACGGCCGGGCCCTGCTCGCCGAGAATCAATACACCACGGTTATCACCGCCGACGTGCGACAGCCGGAAGAGATCCTCTCTCACCCCGACCTGCGCACCCTGATCGACTTCGACCAGCCGATCGGTCTGCTGATGCTCGGGATCATCCATCACCTCAACGACGACGAGGACCCGGGTAGCCTCGTCGCCCGCTACCGGAGCGCCCTAGTCGGCGGCAGCTACCTGTTCCTCACCCATTTTGTCGACCACGGCGAGGAGACCGAGGAACTACAGAAGGCCCTGCTCACTGATCTTGGCACCGGCCGGTTCCGTACCATGGAAGAGATCGCCGCCTACTTTGATGGTCTGGAACTCGTCGAACCCGGTGTCGTCTACAACCCTCTGTGGCGTCCGGACGGTCCTCTTCCCGAGACAATTAGGCTTACTGAGAAAATGATCGGCGGCGGAATTGGCCGCAAGCCCTGACGAATATTGTTGCATTACCCGAAAGGGGACTGTTGTATTTGGGAAATGAAGTTGACCCCTTCCTGCTCATTTCTAGGCTCTTTGGGGGGTA comes from the Parafrankia discariae genome and includes:
- a CDS encoding YceI family protein, with product MTASSSSTSGIAPLPLITGTWSVDTAHSSVNFQIRHLGVTNVRGRFDTFDATLTVGDTVGSVAIEAAIDLASINTNQADRDAHLRTTDFFDLEKHPSMTFVSTSVTGSDEEYELAGALTINGVTKPVTLNVEFYGVDTHPVDDRVRSGFAATGEIRRSDFGINFNMPLGAGKLALADKVKIELDLQFIAP
- a CDS encoding SAM-dependent methyltransferase, producing MTQDDANLHPLARAISNPPAGWEPKEIDVSTPSVARVYDAILGGKDNFPVDRAVAEELVAFVPDGRAAAIYNRAVLGRGVRYLAEQGIRQFIDLGSGLPTARNTHQVAQEIIPDARVAYVDNDPIVLAHGRALLAENQYTTVITADVRQPEEILSHPDLRTLIDFDQPIGLLMLGIIHHLNDDEDPGSLVARYRSALVGGSYLFLTHFVDHGEETEELQKALLTDLGTGRFRTMEEIAAYFDGLELVEPGVVYNPLWRPDGPLPETIRLTEKMIGGGIGRKP